AACGAGATCTTGCCCTTGCCATTTTCGTCATGGTCGACCCGGATCAGGGCAAGCGTGAAATTCGGTTGTGAGAATTCGTACGAGAACGCGGTCGGTTCGGTCCCCGTGGATCGCTTTGAGACCGCAACGCCAGGATTATTCGTTGATCCGCTCGGCCGTTCGTTGCGTTTCGGCGGTGCCGAAACCGTTTCAGGAACGGGCTCCTCTCGTTTGGTTTCGACCGGAACCGCCGCTTTTGCGACCGGACGTTTGACAGTCGACTTACGCGTTTTGGTTTGCCCGTCAATGCCGGAAGCAAAAACGGACACAAAGATAGCCGCGATCATTGTTGCAAATAATGCTTTCATCATCATTGGGCTGGCCTCAAAACGGGCCGAACGCGCAATTGTACACCGGCTTCTTCGATGAGTCGAAAGCAAGTTTGGTTCGATTTAGATGTTAAGCTACTCGAATTTCACCGAGACCACCTTCGATACACCGGCTTCCTGCATCGTAACGCCATAAAGCGCCCGGGCGGCCTCCATCGTCCGTTTATTGTGGGTGATCACGATAAACTGGGTCTTTTCGGACATTTCAGCGATCTTTCCAACAAACCTGCCGACGTTTGCGTCATCTAGCGGTGCATCGACCTCGTCGAGCAAACAGAACGGCGATGGTCGATATTTGAAAATGGCGAGCACGAGAGCAATGGCGGTCATTGCTTTCTCGCCGCCCGAGAGCAGGAGGATATTCTGAAGACGCTTGCCTGGCGGCTGAGCCGAAACCTCGATCCCGGCTTCGAGTATGTCGTCAGATTCGAGGAGTGTCATTTCGCCCCGTCCGCCGCCGAAAAGGTCGCTGAAATAGGTCTTGAAATTTTCGTTGATGGCCTCGAACGCATGTTTGAACCGCTCGCGCGACCGCTCTTTGATCTCACGCAGAGCTTCTTCGGCCGAGGCAATACTCTCGACGATGTCGTGCCTTTGAGACGTCAGGAAAAGTAATCGCTCTTCGGCTTCAGCGAGTTCATCTACGGCGAGCATGTTTATGGCCCCAAATCCGTCCAACCGTTGCCGCAGATCGTCTACTTGCCGCCGGGCATCGTCCAGAGCAAAATCCGGCGGCAGCTCTACAGAATTAACCAGCTGATCAAGCTCGATGCTGAGTTCCTGATTACAATTCTCCTGAATATTCTTGAGATGCGTGACCGCCTCGGTCTGACGAACCTCGATCGCAGCCCTTTCGTTCATTGCCTCGGCAGCTTTTCGGTTCAACTCTGCCAGGGTCTCACTCGATTCGTCCGCAATTATGCGCGCCGCATTGACCGCACTGACAGCCGTATCAATTTCGAGCCGCTCCGCCTCAAGATCCGCTTCGACACCGGTGATCCGGCCGGCGATCTCTGTGACCGATTTGCGGAGTTCCCCTAATTTTATATCCGTCTCGGATAGGTCAAGTTCGAGAATGGCGATCCGGGATTCGACCTCTTTTTGTTCGTTCTCGATCCGACGCAATGCTGCTTGGGCCGATCGGCGCCTCTCACCGGAGGTTGCGGCAAGAGTCCTCTTTTCGTTTAGAATCCGGTTTTCGTCTTCAGCATGTTCGCGTGCCGCAGCAAGGCGTCGAGTGGTCTCATCAAGATCGGCCTGTGCTTCGCGACGAGCCGCCTCGGCCTCGATCCGACTCGTCTGCGCGGCGCCGATCTTGGCACGCATATCGGCGATCTCTGCAGTCAATTGAGCGTGCTCTTCTACAACGACCTTTCGATGTCTCTCGGTCCGATCGATCTCTTGACGCACGTTCTTTTCGTGAAGCTCAAGGCTCAGAATATGGCGCTCTACTTTGATGATAAGCGACTGAAGATCAACTGTCCTTTCCTCAAGGTTTGTCAGTGCCGACCGTTCGGCATTAGCAGCCTCCTCAGCCTTTGCGACTTCGTTTTCAAGCCTTTCGGCAGACCGAGCAAGACCGGTAAGTTCGCGTTTGAATGCAAGAAGCGAATCGTTTCTTTCACCGGTCGAGGTTTGGCCGCTTATGAAAAGACTGTTGCCAAAACGTATATCTCCGTTTTCTGCAACAGTCACGCCGCCAGCTGCCGAGGGTGTATCATCGAGCTCATCGACCAGATCGGCCGACATCTCTCGGGGAAACGCGTTTCGCAATACCGCGAGTAACTCTGGCGAAACCCCGAGGACTTTTTCGATGCTCTTCGAGTTGCCGATCCTGACGGATGTGTTTTCAACACGTTTTGCATCGGGTGCGATCAAGATCGAAACGCGTCCGATCGGCTTTTGCCGCAGCCAGTCGGAAACCTTCTTTGCCTCGGCCAAATTCCGGACCAATACCGTTTGCAGATATCCACCAAAAAGGCTTTCAACGGCTCTCTCTGCGGTCTCATCGACGTTCAGAAAATCTGCGAGCACGCCGAGCGGCTGCACACCCATTTTGTCCTTTTCGGAAAATAGCTTCTGTATCTGGGGCGCGTACACTGCTCGTTTTTCTTCAAGTTCCTGGAGCGTCTCAAGCCGATTGCGCGTTCGTGCAAGTTCAGAACTTCTAAGTCTGAAATGCTCATCGGCGCGCCTGAGCAATTCGCGAGCGGCCGCGGAATTCTCAAGAAGTTGTTTCTTCTCAGAATTTAGCGAATCGAGTTTTTCCCGCTCACCGGCCAGCTCTTTCGAAGCTCGTTCAGCTTCCGCGACGAAATCAGCGTGCATCTCGTCCGCGCGTGAGCCCTCGCGTTCCAGACCTTCAAGCCTCTCGAGCAGTCGAGCGACGTTCATTTCAAGCTGCCGACCTATCTCGTCAAATCGTTCGACAGCCGCGTTGTGTATCATCAATTCGTTTCGACGGGACTCTGCCTCCGCCTCGATCGTTCGAACGTCGTCAACTTTTGCCGCGTAGGTCTTTTCAGCCTCTACAAGTATCAGCCGCGAGGCGTCGGCTTCAGAACTTTCTTTCTGCTCCTCGATCTCAAGCCGTTCGCGTTCGTTCGCTGCTAGCCTGAGTCGCTCATTCGAGGCGTCGATCTCACCGCGCAATGCAACAACGCGATTGTTGAGATTTACGATCTGTTCTGACTGATAGCGGTGTTCTCGATCCGCTCTATCGCGTTCAAGTGCGTTCTGGGCATGCCGGCGCCGAACCTCCGAGAGAGCTTCCTCTGCTTCGCGGGCGCTGATCGTTGCCCTTCGAAAGGTCTCTTCTTGATCACTGACCTTGACGATGAAGCCACGCTCGGTCTCGATCGCTTCAGCCAGTTTTTCACCGAGCTCATCGATCAGGCCCGATAGATGCTTGCCTTCGGCTGCGAACAGCTGTCTTAAAAGGACCCGAAAATCCTCTTGCAAAACGACATACCGCCGGGTCTTCGCAGCCTGACGTCTCAATGAATTCGCTTGTTTCTCGATCTCTGATACGATGTCCGAGATCCGGCCAAGATTGGACTTTGCTGACTCGAGCCGGGATTCTGCCGCACGTTGTCGGGTCCGAAACTTTGATATTCCGGCCGCTTCTTCGATGAGATTTCGACGGTCAGCTGGTTTTGCCGATAGTATCTGACCGATTCGGCCTTGTTCAATGATCGCGTAATGAGCGCCTGATAGTCCCGTTCCCGCGAACAGGTCCTGAATATCACGAAGCCGACATGTTTTCCCGTTGAGGAGATATTCACTTTCACCCGATAGATAAAGTCGTCGGGTGACGGAAACCGCTTCTCCAGGTGCGAAATCCAAAGCAAACGAACGAGGCCGCCAATGGCGCTTTGACCTCACGGTTCGCTCTACCACTTGTATCGAACCGACCTGTGCCGCCTGAACCTTCTGGATCTCGATGTCGCCTTCTTCGTGAAGGCCATTCTGCTCGGCCTCGGCAACGTATGCAGCATCCGCGGCCGCCTCCGCCGACGATTCCGTGGTCTCAGCCTCAAGGGCGTCGATGTCGACGGCAAGCTCGTCAATATTGCTTAATGCCTCATCGATGTCCTCGAGTTCACGGTCATCAATATCAAACGCATCGTCGTCACGGACTAGGTGCAAAACAACCTCGGCCATGCCAGACGGCTTTCGGTTTTTTGTACCCTGAAAGACGACGTCCTTCATTTCGCCTCCACGAAGCGACTTGGCACGCTGTTCTCCCAGTACCCACGAGATCGAATCCGAGACATTCGATTTGCCGCAGCCGTTCGGACCAACAACCGCCGTTATTCCGTTTCCCGTAAAGACGATCTCCGTGTAGTCCGCAAAAGATTTAAAACCTGTGATTTCCAGGCGTTGGAGCTTAAACATTCTATAGTGCTAGGTTATTCGAGGTAGCACTATATTTTGGGGTAATCGGCGGTTTTAGTCAACTGAAACTGTCGGATGAGACGTTCCGTGACGATATGTGAATAAGCGGAATTGGATTGAATCCCTGGGGGGCCACACTGTGAGTTGTGCGGCTAAATCAGCTCGCTCCCAACGTCACGAAGCCCCTGCTGTTCAGCTCTTTCGTTATCGAGTTCGGTAAGAACATCGAGCAAAAAGTTTGTATTGCTCGAAACGCTGATTATGACTTGAAACTCGTTTTCGGACGTAGAAAATTCGAATGTCCCGCTGCTGATCTCAATGATCTCCCTGAATGCGCCAACACCATTATGTCCGTTACATTCCGCATCGACTATCTTGCCTTCGTTGAAAGAAACACTGGCCAGGTGCATGTCGGATTTTAATACCAGAAGCCCGGTCATTTTTGCATTTTCTATCACCTGAACCGCATCAAAAATGCTGACGTATCCGAGATTTCCTGCAAACGTCACATCGGTTCTGACTTTTTGCGGTGTTCTGTCACGGTTTGTAGCAAATTCTGGTCGCCGGGCACGACGGATAGCTTCGAGTCCAGGAGCTACTGAGATCCGCGGATCGAGTAGTTTCGCTTCCTGAAGTCGATCGTAAGCCAGGTCAAAGTCTTCACGTGCAATATATAGCGTTACCAATGCAAGGCATTGTTTTGCAGCCTCGGAGAGGTTCTTCTGCTTGATACTGATGTCGCGCATCTTTTCGCGCAGAGATATCGAACGCGGGCTGCGCTCGATCGACTCCCGAAGCAGGGTGAAGGCCTTTTCAGGCGAACTGTACTTCACGAACAGATCGGCGTCCAGCAACACCGATTCGATCGAGATCTCACTTACGGGGATGGCAGACTCTAATACTTGATTCATCGTCGGCACGGAACAAAGATGTTCAACATTTTAAAACTATCACATTCACTGTGAATTCGTCATCAAAAATCTTTCTTCTGAAGAACGAAAAAAGACCGCTTCGAGTGGCGGTCTTTTATTTCGATCGGTGTAATTAATCTAAAAATCGAACCGAATACCAAACCGAATCTGCCTTGGGCGAAAGGTGCGGGTTGGAACCAGGAAATTCTCTCTAGCGGTAGCCGACGCGTTCGGCCCTATAAAATCAACAAACTCAGAGCCAAAACTGAACACAGCCATGTTAAGGATATTGCCGAACTCGACTGTTGGCCGTAAACGGAAACGCTCGCCAAACTTCCATTCACGAGTAACGTTCAGATCAAATATATACTGTTTCGGACCTCGGCCGGCATTCCGCGGAAGATTTCCGCTTCGCGACCCGATGGGCTGCAGCGAAAATTGAGCAAGCAAAGCCTCCGGAACCCCGGAACCCGGCTCACGCCAAACTAGATCTGAAAGGTTGCCATTGAACTGAACCCTATCGGTACTCGAGTCATTCAGATTTCGATCAATGCCATATCCAAGATTGAAAGGCGCTGAACTTCCAAAACGAAAAATCGGAGAGAACCGAACGCTCCCGAGCCACCACGGAGTATCGATGGAGCCCGACAGAGCGAAACGGTGTCGCCTGTCCTGCAGGGCTCGAGCCCATTCGCGGCTGAAATCACCGCTGACCTCGGCGTTCGAAGTATTGTTGAGTCCGTCATCCATCAGTTTCGAAAGAGTATATACTGCACGAAAAGATCCTCCGAAACCGTAACCCATCTTTCGGTAACGGCGGCGAAACTCCAAAACCAGTCCTTGATATGCTGAGTTCCCGATCGACGCGACTCGCTCTTTCTCATCTACGGTTGGGTCGGGACGCAGACTCCGAAGTGCTTCGATCGCAATGCCAATTGGCCCACCGATCGAATTTGATGAAACACCGTCCGATGCGTTGGTGTTCGGAGTCGTCGACGAGGTGTTTACGGTATTCAGATTTATCCAGCAGGTGACATTCACCGTTGTGCCACAGGTACCGGTCTGAGTTGCTGGATTTGTAGAAACTCCGCTGGGATCCGTCGTCGGACCAAGGTAAAAGCGATATGTTCGCTGGGTACCGTTAAAGTTAGTAAAAACGTACTGCGATGCGACAAGGTACGCGGTATAATCCTGGAACCCGGACGGAAGTATCGGAAGATTTGTGTTGTATTCTCGCCAAAGGTGAGCAGTCTTGTTCCATGTATAGTTTGCTTCAAAAACCCATCCGTTGTATATCTCACGCTCAAACCCAACGTTGAACTGATAGCTCTCAGGGATTTTGAGGTCAGGATCGACGGACCGTAGCGGGTTACCGCCGCTGGCGGTATTAGCAATGAAACCTGTATTTGGCCCACACGGAACAGGAGTAGCCACTGGTCCGCAATTTGCCGACGTGACTGCCGCTCGAAGAGCTTCAACAGATGGATAAGCGTTCGGGAAACTGGTCGCGATCTGGGCAAGGACGTTTGCTCTCGAATTATTGGTTGTGGGTATCGTATTGGAGTCAAATGATGCAAGGCTGCCTAATTGGTTCTGTATGAAGTCGCCGACCGTTCGCAAAAGGACCCGATTGTAAAAAATCCCTGCTCCGAATCGAACAACCGTTTTGCCCGCTCCACGCTTCTTTCCAAAAGGATCCCACGCAATACCGACACGAGGCCCAATATTGTTGTTGTCAGAGATCGCAGTCTCGCGTTCATAACGGACCCCGTAACTGAGTGTAAGGTTCGAAGTGAGTCTGAACTCGTCGTTGATGAACAAACCCCAATACGTGTTTGTAACGTCTGTGGCTGTCCCAAAGTTATGCCGATATCTCGATAAAACATTGTTCGAATAGTTCAAAACGCTGCCAAAGTTGTAGGTACCCGTCGCATCGCCCAGCGCTACTGCCTTCGAATTGACGTCCTGAACGTCGATACCCATCTTAAGCGTGTGTGATCCTGCAATATAGGTGAACGAATTTTGAAACTGCAATCTTCGTTCTTCGCGGCTGTCGGCAAAATTCTGCAAGCTGCTTGCTGTAGAATTACCTGCAATAAGTGTCTGTACGCTGTTAGTTACCGGATTTCGATACCCGATCAAGATCACCGGTGCCAATGGGTCGTCCGTTTGATAACTCGGTTTGTAATTGGACCATTGAAACCTGAACTGATTTACGGCTTTAGATCCAAAAACGTGGTTGTCAGTGAAGTTTATTGCGTCTGTATTTATGTTCCTTGCCTGCAAGGCTTCTTCTATACGAGTAGTTGAAGTCCCACTAGTTCTACGGTTTTTGCGCCGGCCAAACTGCCAACCGACGGTAAAATCATTTTTCTTGGTCAATCGGTGATCGAATCGCAGCGTGAGGATATTTCCTGCGTTCGGAGTCGCATACAAATTCGAATAATTAGAAATAAAACCTGCTGTAGCCGGGCAGTTCGCGGGATTCGCATTGTCGCAAAATTGCTCCGTCCCGGTCGGCGAAGGTAACGTAAATCGTGGATTCGGAACCACAGGAATATACGTATCGATCAGAGTCGTATCTTCAAACCGCTGATATTCGTATGCAAATGCGAAAAATGTCTTGTCTTTTCCATTGTAAAACGGCAATTTGACAGGTCCGCTGAACGTAAAACCGGGATTGTAATACGTGAGCGGCAACCGATCGATTCCTCGGCTGTTGTTGTACCAAGTATTCGCATTGAAACTGTCATCGGCGAAGAACATGAATGCCCTGCCGCGATAGCGGTTTGAGCCGGAGCGAGTTCGTAAATTGATACGTCCGCCAGATGCACGTCCATACTCAGCCGAGAATTGATTTCTTATTACCTGCACTTCTGCGATCGCTTCTAAAGACGGCTGAAACCGGTCTCGAGCTGACCTGTCGTCGTTATTATCTAAACCGTCGATCGTAATGTTATTGGAATAAGAGGCCCCGCCCGAAATGGTGAAATTGCCCTGTTCAAAGGGTGTGCTCCGCGGATTCGCGTTTCGGTCCTCGGCGAGATCTGAAGTTGAGAGAGCTTCTTCGGAGGTCCCCCCAAGAGTTAAGACCAGGTCTAGCGGATTTCGATTAACATTCGGAAGTTCTTCGATCTCCCGCTCCTCGATCGTTCCGCCTACAATTGTTCGGGTCACGTCAATAGCTGGTGCGTCATCGTCAGTTACCGTAACTGTTGTCTCCGCTTGCACATCGGCCGGCAACAACGAGAGGTCGAGTCGAAGGTTTTGTCCGGCGATCGTGACCAAATCGATCCGCTCTTTTGCACCGAATCCGGTCGCCGAAGCCCTGATCTTGTATGTTCCCGGGGGCAATTCGACAAACCGGTACTGGCCGTCGCTATTCGTCACTGCTGTCCGTGACAGCCCAGACTGAACTTGACTTGCAATGACAGTCGCGCCAACGATGGCCATCCCGTTCGAATCGGTTATTCGGCCCGCGATCGTAACGTCATCAAGATCTTGGGCACTCGATCGTACGACGGCAAAAAGGGTGCAAAACACCAAAGACGAAAGCAAGAACTTTCCTGCAAAAACTTTCATCACGATACTCCTGAAGAAATTTTTACGGTTTAAAGGGACGGGATATTTTGCAACACAAAACGATCAATTGCAAAATCTACGTGAATCGTTTAAGCCTGACTTACTCGTCGTCGATCGTAACTTCCGCATAATGGGCTCTGCGGACTCGCGAAACGGGTATTAGGGCATCCGAAGGAGCTGTTTGCTGACCGCTTCGCGGGATCTCACTCGCGTGACTGCGGATGTATTCAAAAAAACGCTCGAACTCACGCTGCATCGCATCCATTTTTTCCCGCATATTGAGAATTATCTCAACACCAGCAAGATTGACTCCAAGATCGCGCGTGAGCGATAGAATTATTTCCAGACGCTCGAGGTCCGAGTCCTCATAAAGTCGCGTATTCCCCACCGATCGCGAAGGCTTTAGTAGCCCCTCACGTTCATACATCCTCAGTGTCTGCGGATGTATTTCGAACATTTCCGCGACGGCACTGATCGTATATGTTTTGACGCGCTTTTTCATCGTTAATTAAACGGCGGAAACATCTTAATTCGGGTGCAACAGGCTCATGTCGACATTGCCGAGACCTTTCTTCAAGGCATTTAGTGGATCAGTCTAACCCCATTGCATTTCGGGGGTTCTCCGGATTAAGTTTCTCAAATTGTCTCAAGATGTCCTTTGTCTCTTCGGATATTACCCTCGGGAGCGCGATCTTTACCTCAATGAACTCATCCCCTCGCAACGATGGATTTCGCAAGCTTGGATAGCCACGCTCACGCAGTCGAAACTTTTGCCCAGACTCTGTGCCTGGCGGAATCTTGAGTTGAGCTTTTCCTTCGACTGTTGGAACTTCGATCCTCGCACCTAATGCAGCTTCTGAAACCGATATCGGGACCGAAACGTAGACGTTGTCTCCTTTACGTGTCAGGAACGGATGTTTTCCGACATTTGTAAGGATAAAGAGATCCCCTGGTTCTGCTCCTAGCCTGCCACCATGGCCTTTCTTTGGAATCCGTACACGGGAACCAGTATCGACACCGGCAGGAATCCTGATTTTCACTTGTTCGGATTTCGGGGTTGTTCCTTTGCCGCTGCAAAGCGAACACGGGGTTCGACGTCGACCGGTTCCGCCGCAATCTGCACAATCCTGGGCGAACTGTAAACGCCCTCCTGACCGCATGACCTGTCCCGTTCCTTTACAGGTAGTGCATTGAACGACCGGACCGCCGGTGTCACCCGCTCCGTTACATCGAGAACACTGCTCCGACCGGTTTACCGTGATGTTGGTTGTCAGACCAGTAAATGCCTCCTCGAAACTGAGTGCCAAAGGCATTTCGATATCTCGGCCTTTCTTAGGCATCGCCCGCGGCGGTTCAGGCTGTGGCCGCGCGCCTGCCCCGCCACCTCCACCGCCAAAAAGATCAGAGAAAATATCGCGAAAGCTGGATCCGCTACCGCCGCCCGACGTACTCGAAAAATCGAAGCCCGAAAAATCAAAACCCGGTGCACCAGTACCACTTGCGGCGCCGGACGCAAACGGTGATTCAGCATCCAAATTGTCGTTGTAATAGCCGAATCGGTCGAATACCTTTCGTTTTTTTTCGTCCGAGAGAACATCGTAGGCTTCTTGTACTTCTTTAAATTTCTCTTCGGCGGTTTTGTCGTTAGGGTTGACGTCAGGGTGAAATTTACGCGCCATCTTGCGGTACGATTTCTTTATCTCGTCCGCATTTGCGTCTTTTTTTACCCCAAGGATCTTGTAATAATCTTTTTTGGCCATCGCGAATCAGCGACAATTGTAAAGGGACAAGGGATGATCGGCAAATTTCGTTCCAGTTCGTCCCTCGTCCCTTATCGTTCTTATAAGACGCTTAGTCCTTCTTTTCTTCTTCAACGTCGACGTATTCGGCATCGATGACATTGTCATCCGACGAAGCAGACGCACTGTCGCCGTCGGCTCCCGCGGTTGCCGACGATGCCTGCTCATTTCCACTGTCGGTCGGTGTCGCGCTGCCGGCCTGGCTGTAGAGTACTTCGGCGATCTTGTGCGAAGCGGTCTGGAGCCGTTCGTACGCGTTGTTCATCGCATCCGTATCGGTGCCCGCGAGTGCAGATTTCGATTCCGCGATCGCGGCCTCAACCTCTCCTATCGCCTCGGCATCGAGCTTCTCCTTGTTTTCCGAAAAAGTCTTCTCGACGCTGTAAACCAAACCGTCCAAACGGTTTCGTGCTTCGATCTCGGCCTTTTTCTTTTCGTCTTCGCCGGCGTGCGACTCTGCGTCCTTCATCATCCGATCGATCTCGTCCTTTGAGAGGCCCGAGGTCGCGGTGATCGTGATCTTCTGCTCGCGGCCGGTGCCGACATCCTTCGCCGAGACGTTCACGATGCCGTTGGCGTCGATGTCGAACGTGACCTCCACTTGCGGCACACCGCGAGGTGCCGGCGGGATGCCGACCAGGTGAAACTTGCCGAGCGTCTTGTTGTCAGCGGCCATCGGCCGTTCGCCCTGAAGCACGTGAACCTCGACCGACGTCTGGTTGTCGGATGCGGTCGAAAAGATCTCGCTCTTGCGTGTAGGGATCGTCGTGTTACGCGCGATCATCGGCGTAGTAACGCCTCCGAGCGTCTCGATGCCGAGGCTGAGCGGTGTAACGTCCAAAAGCAGAATGTCGGTCTTCTCACCGCCCAAAACGCCTGCCTGTACGGCCGCACCGAGAGCGACGACCTCATCGGGATTAACCGATTTGTTCGGCTCTTTGCCGAAAAATTCCTTGACCATTTCCTGGACTCTTGGAATGCGGGTCGAACCACCCACGAGAACGATCTCTTCAATGTCCTTCGGGGTCAAACCAGCGTCTTTGATCGCCTGTTCGACGGGCGGCATGAGCCGTTTCAAGATCGGCTCAGCTAACTGCTCGAACTTCGATCGCGTCAGTTTCATCACTAGGTGTTTTGGCCCGGAAGCATCCGCCGTGATGAACGGTAGGTTGATCTCGGTCTCCATCGCAGACGAAAGTTCGACCTTGGCTTTCTCGGCCGATTCTTTCAGCCGCTGAAGCGCCATCTTATCGCTGGTCAGGTCGATGCCCTGATCTTTCTTAAACTCGTCTATGATCCATTTGATGAGCACTTCGTCAACGTCATCGCCGCCAAGGTGAGTGTCTCCGTTCGTCGATTTGACCTCGACGACGCCTTCACCGACCTCAAGCACCGAAATATCGAAAGTTCCACCGCCAAAGTCGAATACGGCGATGACCTCGTCTTTCTTTTTGTCGAGGCCGTAAGCCAGGGCAGCTGCGGTCGGTTCGTTGACAATACGAAGAACCTCGAGGCCGGCGATCTTGCCGGCGTCTTTCGTTGCTTGACGCTGAGCATCGTTAAAATATGCTGGTACCGTAATTACCGCCTTTTCGACCTTCGAACCAAGATAATCTTCGGCCGACTGTTTCAACTTCTGCAGTACCATCGCGGCGATCTCAGGCGGGCTGTACTGCTTGCCGTCGGCATTGATGCGGACGTCGCCGTTCGAGGCTTTTTCGACCTTGTAGGGCACCTGTTTGACCTCGCCCTGGACCTCGTCGAACTTGCGGCCCATGAAACGCTTTATCGAATAAAGCGTGTTTTCGGGGTTCGTCACCGCCTGCCGCTTTGCGACCTGGCCGACGAGACGGTTACCGTCCTTGGTAAACGCGACGACCGACGGCGTCGTGCGGCCGCCTTCGGCGTTTGTGATAACGACCGGTTCGCCGCCTTCCATAACGGCGACGACCGAGTTCGTCGTTCCCAGATCGATTCCT
The DNA window shown above is from Chloracidobacterium sp. and carries:
- the dnaK gene encoding molecular chaperone DnaK; this encodes MSKIIGIDLGTTNSVVAVMEGGEPVVITNAEGGRTTPSVVAFTKDGNRLVGQVAKRQAVTNPENTLYSIKRFMGRKFDEVQGEVKQVPYKVEKASNGDVRINADGKQYSPPEIAAMVLQKLKQSAEDYLGSKVEKAVITVPAYFNDAQRQATKDAGKIAGLEVLRIVNEPTAAALAYGLDKKKDEVIAVFDFGGGTFDISVLEVGEGVVEVKSTNGDTHLGGDDVDEVLIKWIIDEFKKDQGIDLTSDKMALQRLKESAEKAKVELSSAMETEINLPFITADASGPKHLVMKLTRSKFEQLAEPILKRLMPPVEQAIKDAGLTPKDIEEIVLVGGSTRIPRVQEMVKEFFGKEPNKSVNPDEVVALGAAVQAGVLGGEKTDILLLDVTPLSLGIETLGGVTTPMIARNTTIPTRKSEIFSTASDNQTSVEVHVLQGERPMAADNKTLGKFHLVGIPPAPRGVPQVEVTFDIDANGIVNVSAKDVGTGREQKITITATSGLSKDEIDRMMKDAESHAGEDEKKKAEIEARNRLDGLVYSVEKTFSENKEKLDAEAIGEVEAAIAESKSALAGTDTDAMNNAYERLQTASHKIAEVLYSQAGSATPTDSGNEQASSATAGADGDSASASSDDNVIDAEYVDVEEEKKD